The DNA sequence AGAACGATGGGTTTGACTTCTCGTTTTTCCGGCAGCTGTTGAACAAGCAATTCGTCAAACGTGAATCCATCACAAAGGAATTGGAGCACACGATCACTATCCTCTACACGCTGTATGGTTGCGACGAACTGCAGATGGCCCAGTTCATTCTGGAGGCCGCTGACATCGAATCAGGCAAAGTGGATGGAGAAGCGCTCAAAAAAATTGTATCCGATGCCTATGAACAGAGACACAGCACCCGGTTGGAAGTAAAGGACAAAGTCACCCAGAGCATCCAACTGGCTAAAGATACTGAAAAAGGCCGGGAACAAAAATTGATTCAGGCGCGCTTTTCCAGTGAAGAGATCTCGTTCATCAAGGCGTGCGAACAATTGACGCCGCATCAATTTTTGACCAGCATCAAAAAGCAGAAAGGCGGCATCGTGACCGCCTCGGAGACGCAATTGCTGCGTACGCTGATGGAAAAGGCTGATTTCAAACCGAGTGTGCTCAACGTATTGACGCACTATGTGTTGGTCATCCTCAACAATCCGCATCTTTCCAAGGCCTATGTGGAAGCCATCGCAAACGATTGGCTGCAGGACGGCGTCGATTCGCCCGAAAAAGCGTTGGCGAAAGCGAAGCAATTCGCCGGCGAGATGAAAGCGAAAGCGGAGAAGCGGGCAGCCAGCCGAACGACCGCAAAGAATTATGGGAAAACGGTGGCGCGCAAGAAAGAAAACTTGCCGGATTGGGCTAAAGAGGAACATAAGTCGGTTGTGGAAACACCGCTGACGCCGGAAGCGCAACAAAAACTGAATGAACGCATCAAAAAATTAAAGAGTAGCGGAAAGGCAGGGGATGAGTGATGGATCATATCGGAAGAGCATTCTACAAATATATGAATAATCCCGAAATCAGCCAA is a window from the Trichococcus shcherbakoviae genome containing:
- a CDS encoding replication initiation and membrane attachment family protein yields the protein MSYPWQNISPKDPFRASQTNLISDVDRKILTQLYQPIIGPQAFSLYLTLLAEIPQESYWSKELLHTELLALSNSGIQEFYQARVKLEGIGLLKTFLVNEPEKQYLYELQQPLSSHAFFSDDLMGLLLYEKVGERKYRELQQRFSRQVRDVKNAENITKSFLDVFSFSESAFTEQARMRQNDNTLLGDNAASLPVIENDGFDFSFFRQLLNKQFVKRESITKELEHTITILYTLYGCDELQMAQFILEAADIESGKVDGEALKKIVSDAYEQRHSTRLEVKDKVTQSIQLAKDTEKGREQKLIQARFSSEEISFIKACEQLTPHQFLTSIKKQKGGIVTASETQLLRTLMEKADFKPSVLNVLTHYVLVILNNPHLSKAYVEAIANDWLQDGVDSPEKALAKAKQFAGEMKAKAEKRAASRTTAKNYGKTVARKKENLPDWAKEEHKSVVETPLTPEAQQKLNERIKKLKSSGKAGDE